The following coding sequences are from one Paenibacillus sp. FSL R5-0912 window:
- a CDS encoding ABC1 kinase family protein produces MAVRIRHAGRYRAIAMALMRHGFGYMVEELGLYHLLSLPRRIITQEVHESVTLGERIRRVLEDLGPTFVKLGQLASTRSDLLPDSIIQELIKLQDNVPPFSAETARNIIEQELDQHMDAVFEYFENNPLAAASIGQVHRAVLHGGQSVAVKIQRPGVMRTMSRDLEILLDLSVLAERKMDWAKQYGLTRMVEEFSRALMAELDYAQEGRNAERIAGHLSAQDNVYIPAIYWDFSSTRVLTMEYVDGITLNRRDELLNKGVKLKTIAQQLVEMMLNQIFIHGFFHADPHPGNVMVLEDGKLALIDFGMVGRLSEEMKDGLSALVIALMRKNTDSMVRAILRLGVIPEDADRMALHDDMDRLREQYYDIPFKQVSIGKALNDLFSIARKHQLVIPPDLAMLGKTMLTLEGMVASLDPAFSIVQMAEPFGRQLVKQRFSGSRLQRKLLGGVADLAESLVELPAQARQLSALLSKGKLKVEIGVPELQNLEHKFSRVGNRLSFSIVLLAFSIIMAGLIVASSLRGEPSLLWDFPIVEIGSVIAMLMIVWLLFSIFKSGRF; encoded by the coding sequence ATGGCAGTCCGCATAAGACATGCCGGCCGGTACCGGGCAATAGCCATGGCGCTTATGCGTCATGGCTTCGGCTATATGGTGGAGGAACTGGGCCTTTATCATCTTCTGTCCCTTCCGCGCCGGATTATTACGCAGGAGGTTCACGAAAGTGTAACACTCGGGGAGCGGATCCGCCGGGTGCTGGAGGATCTGGGGCCGACGTTTGTCAAATTGGGCCAGCTCGCCAGTACACGTTCCGATCTGCTGCCGGATTCAATTATACAAGAGCTTATTAAGCTGCAGGACAATGTGCCGCCGTTCTCGGCGGAGACGGCCCGCAATATTATCGAGCAGGAACTCGATCAGCATATGGATGCGGTCTTTGAGTACTTCGAGAACAATCCGCTTGCTGCAGCTTCCATCGGTCAGGTGCACCGGGCCGTCCTGCACGGCGGCCAGAGTGTCGCGGTCAAGATTCAGCGTCCCGGTGTCATGCGGACCATGAGCCGGGATCTTGAAATTCTGCTGGATTTAAGCGTCCTGGCTGAGCGGAAGATGGACTGGGCCAAACAATACGGATTAACCCGGATGGTCGAGGAGTTCTCCCGTGCCCTGATGGCCGAGCTTGATTATGCCCAGGAAGGGCGCAACGCCGAACGTATAGCCGGGCATCTGTCTGCCCAGGATAATGTATATATACCGGCCATCTATTGGGATTTCAGCTCCACACGGGTGCTGACGATGGAATACGTGGACGGAATTACGCTGAACCGCCGGGATGAGCTACTGAACAAGGGCGTCAAGCTCAAGACTATTGCCCAGCAGCTTGTAGAGATGATGCTGAACCAGATTTTTATCCATGGCTTCTTTCATGCCGATCCGCATCCGGGCAATGTCATGGTGCTGGAGGACGGCAAGCTGGCTTTGATTGATTTCGGGATGGTCGGGCGGCTGAGCGAGGAAATGAAGGATGGGCTGTCCGCGCTCGTGATCGCACTGATGCGCAAGAATACCGATTCGATGGTACGTGCCATTCTGCGGCTGGGTGTGATTCCGGAGGATGCCGACCGTATGGCACTGCACGATGATATGGACCGGCTGCGGGAGCAGTATTATGATATCCCGTTCAAGCAGGTCAGCATCGGCAAGGCGCTGAATGATCTGTTCAGCATTGCCCGCAAGCACCAGCTGGTTATTCCGCCCGATCTCGCGATGCTGGGTAAGACGATGCTGACGCTGGAGGGCATGGTCGCCAGCCTCGATCCGGCCTTCAGCATAGTGCAGATGGCCGAGCCGTTCGGCAGGCAACTGGTGAAGCAGCGATTCAGCGGAAGCCGGCTTCAGCGCAAGCTGCTCGGCGGAGTAGCCGATCTTGCCGAGAGTCTGGTGGAGCTTCCTGCCCAGGCCCGGCAGCTCTCCGCGCTGCTCAGCAAGGGGAAGCTCAAGGTGGAGATTGGGGTCCCTGAGCTCCAGAATCTGGAGCACAAGTTCAGCCGGGTCGGCAACCGGCTCTCCTTCAGTATCGTGCTGCTGGCCTTCAGCATTATTATGGCCGGTCTAATTGTGGCTTCCTCTCTGCGCGGCGAGCCTTCGCTGCTCTGGGATTTCCCCATCGTGGAGATCGGCTCCGTCATCGCTATGCTGATGATTGTATGGCTGCTGTTCTCGATATTCAAATCAGGAAGATTCTAG
- a CDS encoding phasin family protein, giving the protein MSDLFKKAISLGVGLTIVSKEKVEKVVDELVKRGELAPSESKALVDRLVERGEEERGTFKSAVHEQVQKVLRELKVPVQGDIAGLESRIAVLERRVAELEGHTAPRTQEDVVPETHTE; this is encoded by the coding sequence ATGAGTGATTTGTTCAAGAAAGCAATCTCTTTAGGAGTGGGCCTCACCATTGTCAGCAAGGAAAAGGTTGAAAAGGTCGTAGATGAACTCGTCAAGCGGGGCGAGCTTGCGCCATCGGAATCCAAGGCACTGGTTGACCGGCTGGTGGAGCGCGGTGAAGAAGAACGCGGTACCTTCAAATCCGCTGTACATGAGCAGGTTCAGAAGGTGCTAAGGGAGCTCAAGGTGCCTGTTCAAGGAGACATTGCCGGACTGGAATCGCGCATCGCTGTGCTTGAGCGCCGCGTGGCCGAGCTGGAGGGCCATACGGCTCCCCGCACCCAGGAGGATGTCGTGCCGGAAACGCACACGGAATAA
- a CDS encoding ThuA domain-containing protein, whose protein sequence is MDKRKCLLLGDYTHPRFHPLQGVDKQVSEILNDLLTVQCSENKKLLLSEHLAGYDLCIAYNELWNETVSPQQTAGLLSYVSGGGGLIVLHTGVSLAKRYELAHLIGGRFTGHPPYTPLNFKVREHDITEGIEDFQLDEEPYRFEFDPFTDKKILLEYEADGELLPAAWCHSYGQGRVVYLMPGHHEPSFRHPAVRQLILRAATWAARIPR, encoded by the coding sequence ATGGATAAGAGAAAATGCCTGTTACTTGGCGATTATACCCACCCGAGGTTTCACCCGCTGCAAGGCGTAGACAAGCAGGTCAGCGAGATTCTGAATGATCTTCTGACCGTACAGTGCTCGGAGAATAAAAAGCTGCTGTTAAGCGAACATTTGGCAGGATATGATCTCTGCATTGCATATAACGAATTATGGAACGAAACCGTATCTCCCCAGCAGACGGCGGGTTTGCTGAGTTATGTAAGCGGCGGCGGCGGCCTGATTGTCCTGCATACCGGTGTTTCGCTGGCGAAGCGGTATGAGCTGGCACATCTGATCGGCGGCAGATTCACCGGACATCCTCCCTATACACCGCTGAATTTCAAGGTGCGGGAACATGATATCACCGAAGGCATTGAGGATTTCCAGCTCGATGAAGAGCCGTACCGTTTCGAGTTCGACCCCTTCACCGATAAGAAGATTCTGCTTGAATATGAAGCGGACGGGGAATTGCTGCCTGCGGCCTGGTGCCACAGCTACGGTCAGGGACGGGTTGTCTATCTGATGCCCGGCCATCATGAGCCGTCGTTCCGACATCCGGCAGTCCGCCAGCTGATTCTGCGCGCAGCCACCTGGGCGGCACGGATTCCCAGATAA
- a CDS encoding uroporphyrinogen-III synthase encodes MAEQLKGITIALAGPRKAEEMAKLIQNMGGTALHRPAQGTSFLDDAALRDGLTAWTDQPPDLAVLTTGMGLDALFEMAAKLELADRFLEVLSASPIAARGYKTVNALKKRGLEPVVRDDDGSTKGLIRGLQDWDLQGKRVRLQLHGESAPHLVQWLEHAGAEVSWVQPYRYTQPEPGALALLLADITEGRVNAVAFTSAPQFRFLAQYARDQGRLEELVQAFEDKVLAVSVGRLTSEALKEEGVKRIIMPEHERMGSMFVELGRYIAASR; translated from the coding sequence ATGGCAGAGCAATTGAAGGGCATTACCATTGCCCTGGCGGGTCCGCGCAAGGCGGAAGAAATGGCAAAGCTGATACAGAATATGGGTGGGACTGCGCTGCACCGTCCCGCCCAGGGGACGTCATTTCTGGATGATGCTGCACTGCGTGACGGGCTGACCGCCTGGACAGACCAGCCGCCGGACCTGGCAGTTCTGACGACCGGAATGGGACTCGACGCATTGTTCGAGATGGCCGCGAAGCTGGAGCTTGCGGACCGCTTCCTGGAAGTTCTCTCCGCTTCACCTATTGCTGCGCGCGGCTATAAGACAGTCAATGCCTTGAAGAAGCGGGGGCTGGAGCCCGTGGTGCGCGACGATGACGGCAGCACCAAAGGGCTGATCCGCGGTTTGCAGGATTGGGATTTACAGGGCAAGCGGGTCAGACTGCAGCTGCACGGAGAGTCCGCCCCGCATCTGGTCCAGTGGCTGGAGCATGCGGGAGCAGAGGTCAGCTGGGTACAGCCGTACCGGTACACGCAGCCGGAGCCAGGAGCGTTGGCCCTGCTGCTGGCGGATATTACAGAAGGCCGGGTGAATGCGGTAGCCTTCACAAGTGCTCCGCAATTCCGTTTCCTGGCGCAGTATGCGCGGGACCAGGGCAGGCTGGAAGAACTCGTTCAGGCATTCGAGGATAAGGTGCTGGCTGTATCTGTCGGCCGTCTTACCTCTGAAGCCCTCAAGGAAGAGGGCGTGAAGCGGATCATTATGCCGGAGCATGAACGGATGGGCAGCATGTTCGTAGAGCTGGGCCGGTATATCGCGGCTTCCCGGTAA
- a CDS encoding methyl-accepting chemotaxis protein yields MNKKARLTIRTKLILTYLLVLLVPSIIIGWLTYQSASSEVGEQLTQNATESVVAVNEIIDANIQSKIADINYFAAQLTADTINNEAAGAAAPVLEARLKEYAKLHSDVLDIYAGTSKGKGIRAADIQLPDGYDPRKENAYINALKHGSGIVISPVFQTVNKESAIAISAVLEGGNGVVGLDLNLSSLADLTDIKVGEEGYILIIDSSKKFLVHPTETIGEESSLDFVKQMFEGESGSFDYDYKDSSKKMTFMVNELTGWRIGGTISKNEITRATSDIRETVFIVISVSVLLALVLIYLNVSSILKPLVRLRRATELIAGGDLSQDIGDFRRDEIGLLAENFRLMVGNLRQMIIGVQEMTDNVSSSAEELTAGAEQTTKAIEHVTIAIQEVAAGTERQVNSVNKGMISTAATTSEVEHISGFMEQVSAMMDKTSLSASEGNESVISVVDKINGIHETVEELGGVIDKLNERTGQIQGIVGVITGISRQTNLLALNASIEAARAGEQGRGFAVVASEVRKLAEESEKSARMISEQITSINAEMIQATATMEYAKNRVSEGIMAVDTTGRSFSRIRRAVKGAAEKIEAMNGAVHTLTEEADSMEKAIGEIRGITEEAAGNTETISAAAQQQLASVEEIASSSADLSHLADELQRLVGKFKLYPGNQAPGAADTVRQGSGGSGDQRSS; encoded by the coding sequence ATGAATAAAAAGGCGCGTCTGACCATCCGCACGAAGCTAATTCTTACATATTTGCTTGTTTTGCTTGTACCTAGCATCATTATAGGCTGGCTGACCTATCAATCTGCCAGCAGTGAAGTCGGGGAGCAGCTCACCCAAAATGCCACGGAAAGTGTAGTGGCGGTTAACGAGATTATCGATGCAAACATTCAATCCAAAATTGCTGATATTAACTACTTTGCTGCACAGCTCACGGCGGACACTATTAACAATGAAGCGGCGGGGGCGGCCGCGCCTGTACTGGAGGCCAGACTTAAGGAGTATGCCAAACTGCATTCCGATGTACTTGATATTTATGCCGGAACCAGTAAAGGCAAGGGTATCCGTGCGGCCGATATCCAGCTGCCGGACGGCTATGACCCGCGCAAGGAGAACGCTTATATCAATGCCCTTAAGCATGGCAGCGGGATTGTGATCTCTCCGGTATTTCAGACCGTGAATAAAGAGTCGGCCATTGCTATTTCAGCAGTGCTCGAAGGCGGGAACGGGGTAGTGGGTCTGGATCTGAACCTGTCTTCGCTGGCTGATCTGACAGATATCAAGGTAGGCGAAGAAGGCTATATACTAATTATCGACAGCAGCAAGAAATTCCTGGTTCACCCGACTGAGACTATTGGCGAGGAGTCCTCGCTTGATTTCGTGAAGCAAATGTTCGAAGGTGAGAGCGGCAGCTTTGATTATGACTATAAAGATTCATCCAAGAAGATGACCTTCATGGTGAATGAGCTGACCGGCTGGAGAATCGGGGGGACGATCAGCAAGAATGAGATTACCCGTGCGACGAGTGATATCCGGGAGACGGTATTCATTGTAATCTCTGTTTCTGTACTGCTGGCGCTGGTCCTTATCTACCTCAATGTCTCATCGATCCTGAAGCCGCTGGTGCGGCTGCGCAGAGCGACAGAGCTAATCGCCGGGGGCGATCTGTCGCAGGATATCGGGGACTTCCGCAGAGATGAGATTGGCCTGCTGGCTGAGAATTTCCGCCTGATGGTCGGCAATCTGCGGCAGATGATTATCGGTGTACAGGAGATGACCGACAATGTCTCCTCATCCGCAGAGGAACTGACAGCGGGGGCCGAGCAGACTACCAAAGCGATAGAGCATGTTACGATAGCGATTCAGGAGGTAGCGGCCGGAACAGAACGCCAGGTTAACAGTGTCAATAAAGGAATGATAAGTACGGCTGCCACTACAAGCGAAGTAGAGCATATTTCGGGGTTTATGGAGCAAGTATCGGCGATGATGGACAAGACCTCGCTCTCTGCTTCGGAGGGGAATGAATCTGTAATCAGCGTAGTCGATAAGATCAACGGGATTCATGAAACGGTAGAGGAGCTGGGCGGGGTCATTGATAAGCTTAATGAGCGGACCGGACAGATCCAGGGGATTGTCGGTGTAATTACCGGGATCTCGCGGCAGACCAACCTGCTGGCCCTGAATGCTTCCATTGAAGCGGCCAGAGCAGGCGAGCAGGGCCGCGGCTTCGCGGTTGTGGCTTCAGAGGTGCGCAAGCTGGCTGAAGAATCAGAGAAGTCGGCAAGGATGATCTCCGAACAGATTACTTCCATTAATGCGGAGATGATCCAGGCTACAGCTACCATGGAGTATGCGAAGAACCGGGTATCCGAAGGCATTATGGCGGTCGATACGACCGGACGCTCCTTCTCACGGATCCGCAGGGCGGTTAAAGGGGCGGCGGAGAAAATTGAAGCGATGAATGGAGCTGTGCATACGCTGACGGAAGAAGCGGATAGTATGGAGAAGGCCATCGGAGAGATCCGCGGGATCACCGAGGAGGCGGCAGGCAATACCGAAACTATCTCTGCTGCTGCCCAGCAGCAGCTGGCATCAGTGGAAGAGATCGCGTCTTCCTCGGCAGATCTGAGCCATCTTGCCGATGAACTGCAGCGGCTGGTCGGCAAATTCAAATTATATCCGGGAAATCAGGCTCCGGGTGCAGCGGATACCGTCCGGCAAGGTAGCGGTGGTTCCGGAGACCAGCGGAGTTCCTGA
- a CDS encoding Fur family transcriptional regulator, translating to MRTLNLTSQRQAVYDIVRNSHDHPTAAEVMNRLVEQGHNLAYGTVYNSLRYLSDKQMIRELKLGEAASRYDARLDDHQHIICEICGAVDEVMSQVPQAWIDTVAEDTGYSITHTHVVFGGVCPACRNKNSH from the coding sequence ATGAGAACGCTGAACTTAACCTCTCAACGTCAGGCCGTGTATGATATCGTCCGTAATTCCCATGACCATCCTACTGCTGCCGAGGTAATGAACCGGCTTGTAGAGCAGGGGCATAACCTGGCCTATGGGACCGTCTATAATTCATTGCGGTATCTTTCGGATAAACAAATGATCCGTGAACTGAAGCTCGGAGAGGCAGCCAGCAGATATGATGCCCGTCTGGACGACCATCAGCATATTATCTGTGAAATCTGCGGTGCCGTGGATGAAGTGATGAGTCAGGTTCCGCAGGCGTGGATCGACACGGTAGCGGAGGATACGGGGTATTCAATCACCCATACACATGTTGTATTTGGAGGCGTATGTCCAGCCTGCCGGAATAAGAATTCGCACTAG
- a CDS encoding Ger(x)C family spore germination protein — protein MRSMRGRVILLLLLVCMVLTGCNFKDIDRRIFVVAIGIDPGKEEGTFKVSLKLAIPQGDVTKIDEKMLIVTEESESISEALRRMKSKVEKELDYVHCKTLILGEQIAAKDIRHVTDWAMRRRDIQSILNFAVGKPGALEVLQVKPPSERIPSNSLILAMSGQGTESPFISSVYSYQLMRSIYEKGIDPILPIIEAQGKEQFLIDKIALLDKSKIKLVLSPDETRLFNLLSRSNLRTNFPARLGDGMYQYYTESSSSSYRIVTRQDGEPAIRYQIKIRAILEENSTVQMITHHMLQKIAAAGGTELSQAVTALLLKIRDSGMDPLGWGLHYGARHWNNDTEMAVWESLYPRLKFEVKADVEVKYSGMIK, from the coding sequence ATGAGAAGCATGCGTGGCAGAGTCATCCTTCTCCTGCTGCTGGTGTGTATGGTATTGACAGGCTGCAATTTCAAAGATATTGACCGGAGAATATTTGTAGTAGCCATCGGGATAGACCCCGGTAAGGAGGAGGGGACGTTCAAGGTAAGCCTGAAGCTGGCTATCCCTCAAGGGGATGTTACCAAGATTGATGAGAAGATGCTGATCGTCACTGAAGAATCAGAGAGCATCTCTGAAGCGCTGCGGAGAATGAAGTCCAAAGTAGAGAAGGAGCTGGACTATGTCCACTGCAAGACGCTGATTCTGGGCGAGCAAATCGCCGCCAAAGATATCCGGCATGTGACAGACTGGGCGATGAGGCGCAGAGATATCCAGTCGATTCTTAATTTTGCGGTAGGAAAGCCGGGAGCGCTTGAAGTGCTGCAGGTCAAGCCGCCCTCTGAGCGTATTCCGTCCAACTCGCTGATTCTGGCTATGAGCGGACAAGGAACAGAGTCGCCTTTTATCTCGAGTGTATACTCCTATCAGCTGATGCGGAGTATTTATGAGAAGGGTATAGATCCCATACTGCCGATTATCGAGGCACAGGGGAAGGAGCAGTTCCTGATCGACAAGATTGCTCTGCTGGATAAGAGTAAAATCAAGCTTGTCCTCTCACCCGATGAGACCCGGCTGTTCAATCTGCTGTCCCGTTCCAATCTGCGCACGAACTTTCCCGCCCGTTTAGGCGACGGAATGTATCAGTACTATACGGAGAGCAGTTCTTCCAGCTACCGGATTGTGACGAGGCAGGATGGGGAACCGGCCATTCGCTACCAAATTAAGATCCGTGCGATCCTGGAAGAGAACAGTACGGTGCAGATGATCACTCATCATATGCTGCAGAAGATTGCCGCCGCCGGAGGGACGGAGCTTAGCCAGGCTGTTACTGCATTGCTCCTGAAAATCCGGGACAGCGGAATGGATCCCTTGGGCTGGGGGCTGCATTACGGGGCACGACACTGGAATAATGACACGGAAATGGCGGTATGGGAGAGCCTGTATCCCCGTCTGAAATTCGAGGTGAAAGCCGACGTGGAAGTGAAATACTCGGGAATGATCAAATAG
- a CDS encoding GerAB/ArcD/ProY family transporter encodes MRAKSRYFYCLFLMNTLINIVNFTPRELIDARFDGAQSSILVAVAVGTLFIYLFTKVINKFPGQGLPEIFGSALPKLLASPLILVYAVLWYMAGALILLSFVDITLRFISPDTGPYAVMFGFLALVCLCSRIDSLSLLYGLEVTLAITLPLILYTMVKAVINPDFSWDAVLQVMTHSLHAPDMNSLAAATFTFSGYINMAVFNRVFHGLKLKHIWILSLEGFLMLLVTFFVPIGYHGTIGIERHVYTWFTTADSIRVEAFLIERMLYIFYFAYSTLSLVSAIIQWHVGKELFLSLLPSTSGKPKTKLWQEIVILSLFAAGAVALLRLDQYNLNMLGVFLLHIRWYGELLMVGLLFWCYWVVRGRRA; translated from the coding sequence ATGAGGGCCAAGAGCCGCTATTTCTATTGCCTTTTTCTCATGAATACCCTGATCAATATCGTTAATTTCACCCCCCGGGAGCTGATCGATGCCCGCTTCGACGGTGCACAGTCCTCCATTCTCGTTGCAGTGGCTGTGGGCACTTTATTCATCTACCTGTTCACCAAAGTCATTAATAAATTTCCTGGGCAGGGACTGCCGGAAATCTTCGGATCTGCGTTGCCAAAGCTGCTGGCTTCTCCGCTGATTTTGGTATATGCGGTGCTCTGGTATATGGCGGGGGCGCTTATCCTGCTGTCCTTCGTGGATATTACACTGCGGTTTATCAGTCCGGATACAGGTCCTTATGCGGTAATGTTTGGGTTCCTGGCGCTCGTCTGCCTGTGTTCCCGGATAGATTCACTGTCACTTCTCTATGGACTGGAGGTTACGCTTGCCATCACCTTGCCCTTAATCCTGTATACGATGGTCAAGGCAGTGATTAATCCGGATTTCAGCTGGGACGCTGTGCTCCAGGTAATGACCCATTCCTTGCATGCTCCGGATATGAACAGCCTGGCAGCAGCGACCTTTACGTTCAGCGGCTACATTAATATGGCGGTATTCAACCGGGTATTTCATGGGCTGAAGCTTAAGCATATATGGATCCTCAGTCTGGAAGGTTTCCTGATGCTGCTGGTCACTTTTTTCGTGCCTATAGGGTATCATGGGACAATCGGTATCGAGCGGCATGTGTATACCTGGTTCACGACGGCGGACAGTATCCGTGTTGAAGCTTTTTTGATCGAACGCATGCTGTATATCTTCTATTTCGCCTACAGTACCTTATCGCTGGTCAGTGCCATTATCCAGTGGCATGTCGGCAAAGAGCTGTTCCTTAGCCTGCTTCCCTCCACATCCGGGAAGCCTAAGACAAAGCTCTGGCAGGAAATTGTTATCCTGAGCCTGTTTGCTGCAGGAGCGGTTGCCCTCTTGCGTCTGGATCAATACAACCTTAATATGCTTGGTGTATTCCTGCTGCATATCCGCTGGTACGGAGAGCTGCTGATGGTTGGATTGCTGTTCTGGTGCTACTGGGTTGTGAGGGGGCGGAGAGCATGA